The following proteins come from a genomic window of Larimichthys crocea isolate SSNF chromosome III, L_crocea_2.0, whole genome shotgun sequence:
- the shoc1 gene encoding protein shortage in chiasmata 1 ortholog isoform X1 — protein MKGDGEVIPSSNPDSLQDLDLDEHVCPFNDDPCQESFFKWTRDQMTSGNRNKDLLLPEELIVIDYLPQFRRHLPTLKAKLSRLRTLPVADPLLSSMGDTISEDTVFRHCAFYQKPPEVNTSDIQTGANIDEEFGKESLVKEESLLLPVVVDTVKLSRENCSAFLSIRSRMNVAPEHLDEQPSVLDVLHRVSHADKLVSVDISQYEIPEEPNKMNGGLIESELAGRMMLPTELELDVTLTSTPKTRQTQICLSTCGLQKEELSPLRRRSLVSVRARRKMEAALWKAEKHTAFVVHFLLAVPQICEPAVSFQPLSEALKVMKLEKQSFVGVGDELQVNLCSNCMFTENMRSELHSTKQEDMEEFKKLSLEHEELAVGSILMNPTNKTELPHSKSETAACHAEATTDETFLRRETVAETCKNTFLMHSVNTDNKDVKSAKPAAATRDEVLDETFSEIEAVLSAHKIDTGRDDCKTEQSAHTLGLAVSSRLNIRDNHSQLLTRRPPEEDPDPLSIFMILRSQQRAPTLATLSNTEPAPQVDHRTPELQPPPEQMQSLDRTPTYTSGAVSGNVTREQKAAFQSAVQLTSHQDSQSVPLNKQDSRVIRVQATDSQQRAYCELLAFAQPHLSSARQLGLNFLVWGDLSSLAPDQTHFLLKQQEKALCRTHAQSAKLVKDQQLLFNQTALIHVLVTFKELLLKCDLSTALAYLTQAATVCAEQNLEQLVKRLQLILYLGNKNQESNFKLLELQQLLAAWLHSKKGKNTTEKILVIISADCDKNRSMIIKSLSQVTDAAVTAVCPEENKTKLNGARVVSSMRSSVCVVVCEQHVGPDFPWNSFSLVVEYDHPGQSPWATVCRERSISHLTFDTIISDTERETVSWCLEDNVPYVLFVTEGLLKYPRLVQTLESGYNITLLERSHCPSLQKVGGTHHYSVITVDESTAVIIQEEDELCQGRASEVVAMRLTALSLQYSSCWLILHCPDTQGGGFSSEAFSHLALVYSSLVLFRMKSEDLNVKVLIVSELMEIAKWIRQICFRSLMANDRDALDYLDRDWLSVSPSEEEKCLLQFPCINPLVSQLMLRRAPSFRWLLGVSLSQLKELLPEVPQKVLEMFSDTTSLYPQTTDPNQPENQTAITEANQQASPPNSLWSTTSALKHMSSEPQLEPPFNPHQLFCSDHNTSFLFRANRTVCDPDAMVQDANKDFTLDLSSFFGSQDLHLQKSRDNSDPWKGDDRGREGVMFSGWRGRSGVTGGVIERGNDECIQRAPVKLDSLFKLDSIFSYSPIRQQPEYMSTYSAVHSDLMHHRISYCGSPQMEVMLSGRSQSSNHCLTNSVETTVSANYGSKCWIGKERKRSGEDAGLVGTVLTPLKKGRLSYEKVPGRSDGQTRLKLF, from the exons ATGAAGGGAGATGGGGAGGTGATACCGAGCTCTAATCCTGACTCACTGCAAGATCTAGACCTGGATGAGCATGTTTGCCCGTTCAATGATGATCCGTGTCAGGAATCATTTTTCAAGTGGACGCGTGACCAGATGACGTCTGGAAATAGGAACAAAG ATCTCCTCTTGCCAGAAGAGCTCATAGTTATTGACTACCTGCCACAATTTAGGAGACATTTACCCACACTGAAAGCCAAACTGTCCAGGCTTAGGACCCTTCCTGTGGCCGACCCTCTGCTAAGCTCAATGGGGGATACCATCTCTGAGGACACCGTATTCAG GCATTGTGCATTTTATCAGAAACCTCCTGAAGTGAACACCAGTGACATTCAGACGGGTGCAAACATCGATGAAGAGTTTGGTAAAGAGTCACTGGTGAAGGAAGAG TCTCTGCTGTTGCCAGTCGTAGTGGACACTGTGAAGCTAAGCCGCGAAAACTGCTCTGCTTTTTTGAGCATTCGCAGTCGTATGAATGTTGCTCCTGAACATCTGGATGAGCAACCTTCAGTTCTGGATGTGCTTCATAGAG tttcacaTGCAGATAAACTTGTCTCGGTGGACATTTCCCAGTATGAAATACCAGAGGAGCCCAACAAGATGAACGGAGGCCTGATAGAGTCAGAGTTGGCAG GACGTATGATGCTTCCAACCGAATTGGAGCTGGACGTGACTTTGACGTCGACTCCCAAAACCAGGCAAACCCAAATCTGTCTGTCCACGTGTGGACTGCAGAAGGAAGAGCTGTCACCGCTCCGCAGACG ATCTTTGGTGTCAGTGAGAGCTCggagaaagatggaggcagCACTTTGGAAGGCAGAGAAGCATACAGCCTTTGTGGTGCACTTCCTGTTGGCAG TGCCTCAAATATGTGAACCAGCCGTCAGCTTCCAGCCTCTGTCTGAAGCCTTGAAAGTCATGAAGTTAGAGAAACAGAGCTTTGTCGGTGTTGGTGACGAGCTGCAGGTGAATTTGTGCAGCAACTGTATGTTCACAGAGAACATGAGGTCTGAGCTTCACTCCACTAAGCAGGAAGACATGGAAGAGTTCAAAAAACTGTCACTTGAACATGAGGAGC TCGCAGTAGGATCCATCCTGATGAATCCCACGAACAAAACTGAGTTGCCTCACTCGAAATCTGAAACTGCTGCGTGTCATGCTGAAGCTACTACAGACGAAACCTTTCTTCGAAGAGAAACAGTTGCTGAAACGTGCAAGAACACCTTCCTGATGCACTCTGTCAACACGGACAATAAGGACGTAAAATCTGCAAAACCTGCTGCTGCCACCAGAGATGAAGTTTTAGATGAGACATTTTCAGAAATTGAAGCCGTGTTGTCTGCTCATAAGATCGACACAGGTAGAGATGACTGTAAGACAGAGCAGAGTGCCCACACTCTCGGACTGGCTGTGTCCTCTAGACTGAATATCAGGGACAATCACAGTCAGCTGCTTACGAGACGTCCACCAGAGGAGGACCCAGACCCTCTGTCCATCTTCATGATACTAAGATCTCAGCAGAGGGCTCCAACACTTGCGACCTTATCCAACACTGAGCCAG CACCACAGGTGGACCATCGAACACCTGAGCTGCAGCCTCCTCCGGAGCAGATGCAAAGTTTAGACAGGACGCCAACGTATACGAGTGGTGCTGTGTCAGGAAATGTTACCAGAGAGCAGAAAGCAGCTTTTCAGTCAGCAGTTCAACTCACCAGTCATCaggacagtcagtcagtgccTCTGAACAAACAGGACAGCAGAGTAATACGAGTCCAAGCTACTG ACAGCCAGCAGCGTGCTTACTGTGAGCTGCTGGCCTTCGCTCAGCCACATTTGAGCTCTGCCAGACAGCTTGGGCTCAACTTCTTGGTCTGGGGGGACTTGAGCTCTCTAGCCCCAGACCAAACGCACTTCCTCCTCAAGCAGCAGGAGAAGGCACTCTGCAGGACACATGCACAGAGCGCAAAGCTGGTCAAAG ATCAGCAACTGCTTTTCAACCAGACGGCTTTGATTCATGTGCTGGTGACATtcaaagagctgctgctgaagtgCGACCTCAGTACTGCATTGG CGTACCTGACCCAGGCAGCTACGGTGTGTGCAGAGCAGAATCTGGAGCAGCTGGTGAAGAGGCTGCAGCTCATCCTCTACCTCGGTAACAAAAACCAGGAGTCGAACTTCAaactgctggagctgcagcagctgctggctgcATGGCTGCACAGCAAGAAAGGAAAGAACACCACAGAGAAA ATTCTCGTCATAATATCAGCTGactgtgacaaaaacagatCTATGATCATCAAAAGTTTGAGCCAGGTGACCG ATGCTGCTGTAACTGCAGTTTGCCCTGAGGAGAACAAGACAAAGTTGAATGGTGCCAGAGTCGTCAGCAG CATgcgcagcagtgtgtgtgtggtggtgtgtgagcAGCATGTAGGCCCGGACTTCCCCTGGAACAGTTTCTCTCTGGTGGTAGAGTACGACCATCCAGGCCAGTCACCATGGGCCAcagtctgcagagagaggagcatcAGTCACCTCACCTTCGACACAATCATCTCTGACACTG aGAGGGAAACAGTCTCATGGTGCTTGGAGGACAATGTGCCGTATGTGTTGTTTGTGACGGAGGGGCTTCTCAAGTATCCACGGCTGGTACAGACACTGGAGTCAGG GTATAACATAACTCTGCTGGAGAGGAGTCACTGCCCGTCCTTGCAGAAGGTCGGAGGAACCCATCACTACTCTGTGATCACAGTGGATGAAAGCACCGCTGTTATCATTCAG gaagaGGACGAACTGTGTCAGGGGCGAGCCAGTGAGGTAGTAGCGATGAGGctgactgctctctctctgcaataCAGCTCTTGTTGGCTCATCCTGCACTGCCCAGACACCCAGGGAGGAGG ATTTTCCAGCGAAGCCTTCAGTCATTTGGCGCTGGTTTATTCGTCTCTGGTGCTGTTCCGCATGAAGTCAGAGGATCTAAACGTGAAG GTGCTGATTGTGTCTGAGCTGATGGAAATAGCCAAGTGGATCAGACAGATCTGCTTCCGCAGCCTGATGGCTAATGACAGGGACGCTCTCGACTACCTGGACAGAGACTGGCTGAGTGTGTCTCCCTCAGAG gAGGAAAAGTGTCTGTTGCAGTTCCCATGTATCAACCCTCTGGTTAGTCAGCTAATGCTAAGGAGGGCACCATCCTTCCGGTGGCTCTTAGGGGTCTCTCTATCTCAGCTGAAGGAACTGCTGCCTGAGGTGCCACAGAAAGTCCTTGAG ATGTTCAGCGACACCACCTCCCTGTACCCTCAGACCACAGACCCAAACCAGCCAGAGAATCAGACAGCCATCACTGAGGCAAACCAACAAGCCAGCCCACCAAACAGCCTATGGTCCACCACTTCTGCCCTCAAGCACATGAGCTCTGAACCACAACTAGAACCCCCTTTCAACCCCCATCAACTATTCTGTAGTGACCACAACACCAGCTTTCTGTTTAGAGCTAATCGCACCGTTTGTGATCCAGACGCGATGGTGCAGGATGCCAACAAAGATTTCACGCTCGACCTGAGTTCTTTCTTTGGCAGCCAAGATCTTCACCTCCAGAAGAGCAGGGACAACAGTGATCCATGGAAAGGGgatgacagaggcagagagggggTGATGTTCTCGGGGTGGAGAGGCAGATCTGGAGTAACGGGAGGTGTTATTGAGAGAGGAAATGATGAGTGCATACAGAGGGCCCCAGTTAAGCTTGACAGTCTGTTCAAGCTGGACTCTATATTCAGTTACAGCCCCATCCGGCAGCAGCCAGAGTACATGTCCACTTACTCTGCAGTCCACAGTGACCTCATGCATCACCGCATTTCCTACTGTGGGAGCCCTCAGATGGAGGTCATGCTGTCAGGTCGCAGCCAAAGCAGCAACCACTGCCTCACCAACAGTGTAGAGACGACAGTTTCAGCTAACTATGGCTCCAAATGCTGGAtaggaaaagagaggaagaggagtggcGAGGATGCAGGTTTGGTTGGAACAG TGTTGACACCACTGAAGAAAGGGAGGTTAAGCTACGAGAAGGTGCCCGGCAGAAGTGATGGACAGACGAGGCTTAAATTATTTTAG
- the shoc1 gene encoding protein shortage in chiasmata 1 ortholog isoform X2, with the protein MGDTISEDTVFRHCAFYQKPPEVNTSDIQTGANIDEEFGKESLVKEESLLLPVVVDTVKLSRENCSAFLSIRSRMNVAPEHLDEQPSVLDVLHRVSHADKLVSVDISQYEIPEEPNKMNGGLIESELAGRMMLPTELELDVTLTSTPKTRQTQICLSTCGLQKEELSPLRRRSLVSVRARRKMEAALWKAEKHTAFVVHFLLAVPQICEPAVSFQPLSEALKVMKLEKQSFVGVGDELQVNLCSNCMFTENMRSELHSTKQEDMEEFKKLSLEHEELAVGSILMNPTNKTELPHSKSETAACHAEATTDETFLRRETVAETCKNTFLMHSVNTDNKDVKSAKPAAATRDEVLDETFSEIEAVLSAHKIDTGRDDCKTEQSAHTLGLAVSSRLNIRDNHSQLLTRRPPEEDPDPLSIFMILRSQQRAPTLATLSNTEPAPQVDHRTPELQPPPEQMQSLDRTPTYTSGAVSGNVTREQKAAFQSAVQLTSHQDSQSVPLNKQDSRVIRVQATDSQQRAYCELLAFAQPHLSSARQLGLNFLVWGDLSSLAPDQTHFLLKQQEKALCRTHAQSAKLVKDQQLLFNQTALIHVLVTFKELLLKCDLSTALAYLTQAATVCAEQNLEQLVKRLQLILYLGNKNQESNFKLLELQQLLAAWLHSKKGKNTTEKILVIISADCDKNRSMIIKSLSQVTDAAVTAVCPEENKTKLNGARVVSSMRSSVCVVVCEQHVGPDFPWNSFSLVVEYDHPGQSPWATVCRERSISHLTFDTIISDTERETVSWCLEDNVPYVLFVTEGLLKYPRLVQTLESGYNITLLERSHCPSLQKVGGTHHYSVITVDESTAVIIQEEDELCQGRASEVVAMRLTALSLQYSSCWLILHCPDTQGGGFSSEAFSHLALVYSSLVLFRMKSEDLNVKVLIVSELMEIAKWIRQICFRSLMANDRDALDYLDRDWLSVSPSEEEKCLLQFPCINPLVSQLMLRRAPSFRWLLGVSLSQLKELLPEVPQKVLEMFSDTTSLYPQTTDPNQPENQTAITEANQQASPPNSLWSTTSALKHMSSEPQLEPPFNPHQLFCSDHNTSFLFRANRTVCDPDAMVQDANKDFTLDLSSFFGSQDLHLQKSRDNSDPWKGDDRGREGVMFSGWRGRSGVTGGVIERGNDECIQRAPVKLDSLFKLDSIFSYSPIRQQPEYMSTYSAVHSDLMHHRISYCGSPQMEVMLSGRSQSSNHCLTNSVETTVSANYGSKCWIGKERKRSGEDAGLVGTVLTPLKKGRLSYEKVPGRSDGQTRLKLF; encoded by the exons ATGGGGGATACCATCTCTGAGGACACCGTATTCAG GCATTGTGCATTTTATCAGAAACCTCCTGAAGTGAACACCAGTGACATTCAGACGGGTGCAAACATCGATGAAGAGTTTGGTAAAGAGTCACTGGTGAAGGAAGAG TCTCTGCTGTTGCCAGTCGTAGTGGACACTGTGAAGCTAAGCCGCGAAAACTGCTCTGCTTTTTTGAGCATTCGCAGTCGTATGAATGTTGCTCCTGAACATCTGGATGAGCAACCTTCAGTTCTGGATGTGCTTCATAGAG tttcacaTGCAGATAAACTTGTCTCGGTGGACATTTCCCAGTATGAAATACCAGAGGAGCCCAACAAGATGAACGGAGGCCTGATAGAGTCAGAGTTGGCAG GACGTATGATGCTTCCAACCGAATTGGAGCTGGACGTGACTTTGACGTCGACTCCCAAAACCAGGCAAACCCAAATCTGTCTGTCCACGTGTGGACTGCAGAAGGAAGAGCTGTCACCGCTCCGCAGACG ATCTTTGGTGTCAGTGAGAGCTCggagaaagatggaggcagCACTTTGGAAGGCAGAGAAGCATACAGCCTTTGTGGTGCACTTCCTGTTGGCAG TGCCTCAAATATGTGAACCAGCCGTCAGCTTCCAGCCTCTGTCTGAAGCCTTGAAAGTCATGAAGTTAGAGAAACAGAGCTTTGTCGGTGTTGGTGACGAGCTGCAGGTGAATTTGTGCAGCAACTGTATGTTCACAGAGAACATGAGGTCTGAGCTTCACTCCACTAAGCAGGAAGACATGGAAGAGTTCAAAAAACTGTCACTTGAACATGAGGAGC TCGCAGTAGGATCCATCCTGATGAATCCCACGAACAAAACTGAGTTGCCTCACTCGAAATCTGAAACTGCTGCGTGTCATGCTGAAGCTACTACAGACGAAACCTTTCTTCGAAGAGAAACAGTTGCTGAAACGTGCAAGAACACCTTCCTGATGCACTCTGTCAACACGGACAATAAGGACGTAAAATCTGCAAAACCTGCTGCTGCCACCAGAGATGAAGTTTTAGATGAGACATTTTCAGAAATTGAAGCCGTGTTGTCTGCTCATAAGATCGACACAGGTAGAGATGACTGTAAGACAGAGCAGAGTGCCCACACTCTCGGACTGGCTGTGTCCTCTAGACTGAATATCAGGGACAATCACAGTCAGCTGCTTACGAGACGTCCACCAGAGGAGGACCCAGACCCTCTGTCCATCTTCATGATACTAAGATCTCAGCAGAGGGCTCCAACACTTGCGACCTTATCCAACACTGAGCCAG CACCACAGGTGGACCATCGAACACCTGAGCTGCAGCCTCCTCCGGAGCAGATGCAAAGTTTAGACAGGACGCCAACGTATACGAGTGGTGCTGTGTCAGGAAATGTTACCAGAGAGCAGAAAGCAGCTTTTCAGTCAGCAGTTCAACTCACCAGTCATCaggacagtcagtcagtgccTCTGAACAAACAGGACAGCAGAGTAATACGAGTCCAAGCTACTG ACAGCCAGCAGCGTGCTTACTGTGAGCTGCTGGCCTTCGCTCAGCCACATTTGAGCTCTGCCAGACAGCTTGGGCTCAACTTCTTGGTCTGGGGGGACTTGAGCTCTCTAGCCCCAGACCAAACGCACTTCCTCCTCAAGCAGCAGGAGAAGGCACTCTGCAGGACACATGCACAGAGCGCAAAGCTGGTCAAAG ATCAGCAACTGCTTTTCAACCAGACGGCTTTGATTCATGTGCTGGTGACATtcaaagagctgctgctgaagtgCGACCTCAGTACTGCATTGG CGTACCTGACCCAGGCAGCTACGGTGTGTGCAGAGCAGAATCTGGAGCAGCTGGTGAAGAGGCTGCAGCTCATCCTCTACCTCGGTAACAAAAACCAGGAGTCGAACTTCAaactgctggagctgcagcagctgctggctgcATGGCTGCACAGCAAGAAAGGAAAGAACACCACAGAGAAA ATTCTCGTCATAATATCAGCTGactgtgacaaaaacagatCTATGATCATCAAAAGTTTGAGCCAGGTGACCG ATGCTGCTGTAACTGCAGTTTGCCCTGAGGAGAACAAGACAAAGTTGAATGGTGCCAGAGTCGTCAGCAG CATgcgcagcagtgtgtgtgtggtggtgtgtgagcAGCATGTAGGCCCGGACTTCCCCTGGAACAGTTTCTCTCTGGTGGTAGAGTACGACCATCCAGGCCAGTCACCATGGGCCAcagtctgcagagagaggagcatcAGTCACCTCACCTTCGACACAATCATCTCTGACACTG aGAGGGAAACAGTCTCATGGTGCTTGGAGGACAATGTGCCGTATGTGTTGTTTGTGACGGAGGGGCTTCTCAAGTATCCACGGCTGGTACAGACACTGGAGTCAGG GTATAACATAACTCTGCTGGAGAGGAGTCACTGCCCGTCCTTGCAGAAGGTCGGAGGAACCCATCACTACTCTGTGATCACAGTGGATGAAAGCACCGCTGTTATCATTCAG gaagaGGACGAACTGTGTCAGGGGCGAGCCAGTGAGGTAGTAGCGATGAGGctgactgctctctctctgcaataCAGCTCTTGTTGGCTCATCCTGCACTGCCCAGACACCCAGGGAGGAGG ATTTTCCAGCGAAGCCTTCAGTCATTTGGCGCTGGTTTATTCGTCTCTGGTGCTGTTCCGCATGAAGTCAGAGGATCTAAACGTGAAG GTGCTGATTGTGTCTGAGCTGATGGAAATAGCCAAGTGGATCAGACAGATCTGCTTCCGCAGCCTGATGGCTAATGACAGGGACGCTCTCGACTACCTGGACAGAGACTGGCTGAGTGTGTCTCCCTCAGAG gAGGAAAAGTGTCTGTTGCAGTTCCCATGTATCAACCCTCTGGTTAGTCAGCTAATGCTAAGGAGGGCACCATCCTTCCGGTGGCTCTTAGGGGTCTCTCTATCTCAGCTGAAGGAACTGCTGCCTGAGGTGCCACAGAAAGTCCTTGAG ATGTTCAGCGACACCACCTCCCTGTACCCTCAGACCACAGACCCAAACCAGCCAGAGAATCAGACAGCCATCACTGAGGCAAACCAACAAGCCAGCCCACCAAACAGCCTATGGTCCACCACTTCTGCCCTCAAGCACATGAGCTCTGAACCACAACTAGAACCCCCTTTCAACCCCCATCAACTATTCTGTAGTGACCACAACACCAGCTTTCTGTTTAGAGCTAATCGCACCGTTTGTGATCCAGACGCGATGGTGCAGGATGCCAACAAAGATTTCACGCTCGACCTGAGTTCTTTCTTTGGCAGCCAAGATCTTCACCTCCAGAAGAGCAGGGACAACAGTGATCCATGGAAAGGGgatgacagaggcagagagggggTGATGTTCTCGGGGTGGAGAGGCAGATCTGGAGTAACGGGAGGTGTTATTGAGAGAGGAAATGATGAGTGCATACAGAGGGCCCCAGTTAAGCTTGACAGTCTGTTCAAGCTGGACTCTATATTCAGTTACAGCCCCATCCGGCAGCAGCCAGAGTACATGTCCACTTACTCTGCAGTCCACAGTGACCTCATGCATCACCGCATTTCCTACTGTGGGAGCCCTCAGATGGAGGTCATGCTGTCAGGTCGCAGCCAAAGCAGCAACCACTGCCTCACCAACAGTGTAGAGACGACAGTTTCAGCTAACTATGGCTCCAAATGCTGGAtaggaaaagagaggaagaggagtggcGAGGATGCAGGTTTGGTTGGAACAG TGTTGACACCACTGAAGAAAGGGAGGTTAAGCTACGAGAAGGTGCCCGGCAGAAGTGATGGACAGACGAGGCTTAAATTATTTTAG